A stretch of the Lactuca sativa cultivar Salinas chromosome 9, Lsat_Salinas_v11, whole genome shotgun sequence genome encodes the following:
- the LOC111889792 gene encoding probable E3 ubiquitin-protein ligase XERICO isoform X2, with amino-acid sequence MGLSPYPTPSDAGVLCVILVNTAMSISIMKELVRSILHVIGIHVTSWEDYSNQSITESVERSRGTPSETYMEEFRSRTPSLLYDSLTINCRSKEECSVCLVEFDPDSEINRLSCGHVFHKSCVEKWLKYWNITCPLCRNHMMIPKEEENTCPM; translated from the coding sequence ATGGGTCTGTCGCCGTACCCAACCCCATCCGACGCCGGTGTCCTCTGCGTGATTCTGGTGAACACCGCCATGTCAATATCAATCATGAAGGAATTAGTCCGATCAATCCTTCACGTCATCGGAATCCATGTCACCTCATGGGAAGACTACTCCAATCAATCGATAACAGAATCAGTCGAACGTAGTAGAGGAACCCCATCGGAAACTTACATGGAGGAGTTCAGAAGCCGGACGCCGTCGCTCCTTTACGACTCTCTCACCATAAATTGCCGGAGTAAAGAAGAATGCTCCGTTTGCTTGGTGGAGTTCGACCCAGATTCAGAAATCAATCGCCTTTCATGTGGCCATGTTTTCCATAAATCTTGTGTTGAAAAATGGTTAAAATACTGGAACATCACTTGCCCACTTTGCCGAAACCACATGATGAttccaaaagaagaagaaaacactTGCCCGATGTaa
- the LOC111889792 gene encoding probable E3 ubiquitin-protein ligase XERICO isoform X1: MQLSKSTDCVQLFNKFKTDKMGLSPYPTPSDAGVLCVILVNTAMSISIMKELVRSILHVIGIHVTSWEDYSNQSITESVERSRGTPSETYMEEFRSRTPSLLYDSLTINCRSKEECSVCLVEFDPDSEINRLSCGHVFHKSCVEKWLKYWNITCPLCRNHMMIPKEEENTCPM; encoded by the exons ATGCAATTATCGAAATCAACAGATTGTGTTCAACTCTTCAACAA GTTTAAAACCGACAAAATGGGTCTGTCGCCGTACCCAACCCCATCCGACGCCGGTGTCCTCTGCGTGATTCTGGTGAACACCGCCATGTCAATATCAATCATGAAGGAATTAGTCCGATCAATCCTTCACGTCATCGGAATCCATGTCACCTCATGGGAAGACTACTCCAATCAATCGATAACAGAATCAGTCGAACGTAGTAGAGGAACCCCATCGGAAACTTACATGGAGGAGTTCAGAAGCCGGACGCCGTCGCTCCTTTACGACTCTCTCACCATAAATTGCCGGAGTAAAGAAGAATGCTCCGTTTGCTTGGTGGAGTTCGACCCAGATTCAGAAATCAATCGCCTTTCATGTGGCCATGTTTTCCATAAATCTTGTGTTGAAAAATGGTTAAAATACTGGAACATCACTTGCCCACTTTGCCGAAACCACATGATGAttccaaaagaagaagaaaacactTGCCCGATGTaa